The proteins below are encoded in one region of Streptomyces sp. NBC_00490:
- a CDS encoding galactose-binding domain-containing protein gives MTRCSYRRRKDVTVVSLLLFVLAIALGPTPSSAAASDWWNPTARPTPDSQVNVTGEPFTGTNSAGEVRGFVDAHNHLFSNEAFGGRLICGKVFSTAGVADALKDCPEHYPDGTLAIFDYITHGGDGKHDPVGWPTFKDWPAYDSMTHQANYYAWIERAWRGGQRVLVNDLVTNGVICSVYPFKDRSCDEMTSIRLQAKLTYQLQDYVDAMYGGAGKGWFRIVTDTAQARKVIQQGKLAVVLGVETSEPFGCKQILDIAQCSKADIDKGLDELYDLGVRSMFLCHKLDNALCGVRFDEGGLGTAINVGQFLSTGTFWKTEKCTGPQHDNPIGTAASDAEADLPAGTEVPEYDENAQCNVRGLTDLGEYAVQGMMKRKMMLEIDHMSVKATGQVLDMFEAASYPGVLSSHSWMDLNWTERVYSLGGFVAQYMHGSEGFSTEAKRTDALRAKYNVGYGYGTDFNGIGDHPAPRGAGATNKVTYPFKSVDGGSVIDKQTVGSRTFDFNTDGGANVGLIPDWIEDIRHVGGQDVVDDLFRGAESYLDTWGASEQHQAGVNLAKGRTATASSSESNPFTSYQPGRAVDGDGDSRWASDWSDDQWWQVDLGSTNLVSRVTLDWERAYGKSYRIELSTDGTNWQTAWSTTSGDGGLDTAKFTGTPARYVRVHGLDRGTDWGYSLHEVGVNSA, from the coding sequence ATGACTCGATGTTCGTATCGCAGGCGCAAAGACGTGACCGTCGTGTCGCTGCTCCTCTTCGTCCTGGCCATCGCCCTCGGCCCCACGCCGAGTTCGGCGGCCGCGAGCGACTGGTGGAACCCGACCGCGCGACCCACGCCGGACTCACAGGTCAACGTCACCGGCGAGCCGTTCACCGGCACCAACTCCGCAGGTGAGGTACGCGGGTTCGTCGACGCGCACAACCACCTGTTCTCCAACGAGGCCTTCGGCGGCCGGCTGATCTGCGGCAAGGTGTTCTCCACCGCGGGTGTCGCCGACGCGCTCAAGGACTGCCCCGAGCACTACCCGGACGGCACCCTCGCGATCTTCGACTACATCACCCACGGCGGCGACGGCAAGCACGACCCGGTCGGCTGGCCGACCTTCAAGGACTGGCCGGCGTACGACTCGATGACCCATCAGGCCAACTACTACGCCTGGATCGAGCGCGCCTGGCGCGGCGGGCAGCGGGTGCTGGTCAACGACCTCGTCACCAACGGCGTGATCTGCTCCGTCTACCCGTTCAAGGACCGCAGTTGTGACGAGATGACCTCGATCAGACTGCAGGCCAAGCTGACCTACCAGCTCCAGGACTACGTCGACGCGATGTACGGCGGCGCGGGCAAGGGCTGGTTCCGGATCGTCACCGACACCGCGCAGGCCCGCAAGGTCATCCAGCAGGGCAAACTCGCCGTGGTTCTGGGCGTGGAGACCTCCGAGCCGTTCGGCTGCAAGCAGATCCTCGACATCGCGCAGTGCAGCAAGGCGGACATCGACAAGGGGCTCGACGAGCTCTACGACCTCGGTGTGCGCAGCATGTTCCTGTGCCACAAGCTCGACAACGCCCTGTGCGGTGTCCGCTTCGACGAGGGCGGCCTCGGAACGGCCATCAACGTGGGCCAGTTCCTGTCGACCGGCACCTTCTGGAAGACCGAGAAGTGCACGGGCCCCCAGCACGACAACCCCATCGGAACGGCCGCGTCCGACGCGGAGGCGGACCTGCCGGCGGGCACCGAAGTGCCGGAGTACGACGAGAACGCCCAGTGCAACGTCCGCGGGCTCACCGACCTCGGCGAGTACGCCGTCCAGGGCATGATGAAACGCAAGATGATGCTCGAGATCGACCACATGAGCGTCAAGGCGACCGGCCAGGTCCTCGACATGTTCGAGGCCGCCTCCTACCCCGGCGTGCTCTCCTCGCACAGCTGGATGGACCTCAACTGGACCGAGCGGGTCTACTCCCTCGGCGGTTTCGTCGCCCAGTACATGCACGGCTCCGAGGGCTTCAGCACCGAGGCGAAGCGGACCGACGCGCTGCGCGCCAAGTACAACGTCGGCTACGGCTACGGCACCGACTTCAACGGCATCGGCGACCATCCCGCCCCGCGTGGCGCAGGCGCCACGAACAAGGTGACGTACCCCTTCAAGAGCGTCGACGGCGGCTCCGTCATCGACAAGCAGACCGTCGGCTCACGCACCTTCGACTTCAACACGGACGGCGGCGCCAACGTCGGCCTGATCCCGGACTGGATCGAGGACATCCGGCACGTCGGCGGCCAGGACGTCGTCGACGACCTGTTCCGCGGTGCCGAGTCCTACCTCGACACCTGGGGTGCCTCCGAGCAGCACCAGGCCGGCGTCAACCTGGCCAAGGGCCGTACCGCGACCGCGAGTTCGTCCGAGTCCAACCCGTTCACCAGCTACCAGCCGGGGCGGGCCGTGGACGGCGACGGCGACAGCCGCTGGGCCAGTGACTGGAGCGACGACCAGTGGTGGCAGGTCGACCTCGGCTCCACCAACCTGGTCTCGCGCGTGACGCTCGACTGGGAGCGCGCGTACGGGAAGTCGTATCGCATCGAACTCTCCACGGACGGCACCAACTGGCAGACCGCCTGGTCCACCACCTCCGGCGACGGCGGTCTGGACACGGCCAAGTTCACCGGCACACCGGCCCGTTATGTTCGTGTCCACGGCCTCGACCGGGGCACCGACTGGGGATACTCGCTCCACGAGGTCGGCGTGAACAGCGCCTGA
- a CDS encoding glyceraldehyde-3-phosphate dehydrogenase has protein sequence MTVNEDSFTNWKTREEIAESMIPIIGKLHRERDVTVLLHSRSLVNKSVVSILKTHRFARQIAGEELSVVETLPFLQALTTLDLGPSQIDIGMLAATYRADDRGLSVEAFTAESVAGATGANKIERREGRDVVLYGFGRIGRLVARLLIEKSGSGNGLRLRAIVVRGGGGRASEDLVKRASLLRRDSIHGQFQGTITVDEATDTITANGNAIKVIYANDPSEVDYTAHGIKNAILIDNTGKWRDREGLSQHLRPGIDKVVLTAPGKGDVPNIVHGVNHDSVKPDEQILSCASCTTNAIVPPLKAMNDEFGVLRGHVETVHSFTNDQNLLDNYHKADRRGRSAPLNMVITETGAASAVAKALPDLKAPISGSSIRVPVPDVSIAILSLRLGRETNREEVLEYLRDVSLNSPLKRQIDFTTAPDAVSMDFVGSRHASIVDAGATKVDGDNAILYLWYDNEFGYSCQVIRVVQHVSGVEYPTFPATAV, from the coding sequence GTGACTGTCAATGAGGACTCGTTCACCAATTGGAAGACCCGTGAGGAGATCGCGGAGTCGATGATCCCGATCATCGGGAAGCTGCACCGCGAGCGGGACGTCACCGTCCTGCTGCACAGCCGCTCCCTGGTGAACAAGTCGGTGGTCAGCATCCTCAAGACCCACCGCTTCGCCCGGCAGATCGCCGGCGAGGAGCTGTCGGTCGTCGAGACGCTGCCCTTCCTCCAGGCACTCACCACCCTCGACCTGGGCCCGTCCCAGATCGACATCGGCATGCTCGCCGCGACCTACCGCGCCGACGACCGCGGACTGTCGGTCGAGGCGTTCACCGCCGAGTCCGTCGCCGGTGCCACCGGCGCCAACAAGATCGAGCGCCGCGAGGGCCGTGACGTCGTCCTGTACGGCTTCGGCCGCATCGGCCGGCTCGTCGCCCGCCTCCTGATCGAGAAGTCCGGCTCCGGCAACGGACTGCGGCTGCGCGCCATCGTCGTCCGCGGCGGCGGCGGTCGGGCCTCCGAGGATCTCGTCAAGCGCGCCTCGCTGCTGCGCCGCGACTCGATCCACGGCCAGTTCCAGGGCACGATCACCGTCGACGAGGCCACCGACACGATCACCGCCAACGGCAACGCGATCAAGGTCATCTACGCGAACGACCCGTCCGAGGTCGACTACACGGCGCACGGCATCAAGAACGCCATCCTCATCGACAACACCGGCAAGTGGCGCGACCGCGAGGGCCTGTCCCAGCACCTGCGCCCCGGCATCGACAAGGTCGTCCTGACCGCGCCGGGCAAGGGCGACGTCCCGAACATCGTGCACGGCGTCAACCACGACAGCGTGAAGCCGGACGAGCAGATCCTGTCCTGCGCCTCCTGCACCACCAACGCGATCGTGCCGCCGCTGAAGGCCATGAACGACGAGTTCGGTGTGCTGCGCGGCCACGTGGAGACGGTGCACTCGTTCACCAACGACCAGAACCTGCTGGACAATTACCACAAGGCCGACCGTCGCGGCCGCTCGGCGCCGCTCAACATGGTGATCACCGAGACGGGTGCCGCCTCGGCCGTCGCCAAGGCGCTGCCCGACCTGAAGGCACCGATCAGCGGCAGCTCGATCCGGGTGCCCGTGCCGGACGTGTCGATCGCGATCCTCAGCCTGCGCCTGGGCCGTGAGACCAACCGCGAGGAAGTCCTCGAGTACCTCCGGGACGTCTCCCTCAACTCGCCGCTGAAGCGCCAGATCGACTTCACCACGGCCCCCGACGCCGTCTCCATGGACTTCGTCGGCTCGCGCCACGCCTCGATCGTCGACGCCGGCGCCACCAAGGTCGACGGCGACAACGCGATCCTCTACCTCTGGTACGACAACGAGTTCGGCTACTCCTGCCAGGTCATCCGGGTCGTCCAGCACGTCTCCGGGGTGGAGTACCCGACCTTCCCGGCAACGGCGGTCTGA
- a CDS encoding RICIN domain-containing protein — protein sequence MSSRRRIVRVLTPAIPLTLAAGLVTATPAPAPAADTAAPLSSVTVRVDPSYQQQEFEGWGTSLVWFANATGGYPEPIRRQLVDMLFGEDGLALNIARYNIGGGNAPDVRKDYMKAGATMDGFWKAPEGTTRTDTDWWDPDNANHWDWNADANQRWWVDQVKDKVTKWEAFSNSPPWFQTVSGYVSGGFDAGADQIRADRVDDFAAYLVRVSEEMEKRHGITFDTIDPLNEPNTSYWGTQLGADGQPTGGRQEGAHAGPALQQKVVLALDKALEGATTKAEVSAMDETNPGIFTTNWNAYTAEARAAVDQLNVHTYGTGQRTSARDIAKGADKKLWMSEVEGTWGTGTDFTSMEPGLGIATRMVDDMRELEPSAWVFWQPVEDSVPQAAAGKNWGSIHVPFNCTAEDTLESCPIRANSKFHTIRNFTHYIRPGDRFVKVDDTSSVAAVGKSGRSATVVHVNGGTTARSVTLDLSRFGKVTPGATVTPVVTSTDGALVRGTPVRLTDRSATLTVPAKSVTSFLVKGVSGVAKDAALVQPGHVYRLKGTQSGKSLTPSDDGTGVVIRTNDASSARQLWSVRQLTPGTDHRERYALTSATSGKQLAVRENQAVLEDPSDSAAAQWILSTTGDDTWTFVNAATGRLLDVGGQSSADGAKVSTYTPTSTANQRWTVSDETVLRTEKAEVFTVPGRTPALPETVTPVYRDGARGALPVVWDPPSDDAWADPGTVRVKGTATDPLGRRIRAKAVVTVDTVASTGPGRAKTYVGGSPALPDTVVGVGAHGGRTDLPVTWDTAPEGAYAETGVVTLHGAARVVDGSTVDASVRVQVTEPTQTDIASDAGVAVAATYTESGYSAERLRNGDTSDKGWSNWRSGTKNPSDTITFTLPTARDLDRVVAHFYRDGGNASFPASLKAQVRGAADGAWVDASEEITVGTEGTPVVDVPIEAGPATAVRLVMTARSGGYITMSEVEVYAKAPGESSDAVAASIEVAGVPVADFAPGTTDYRVRTADPHHAVVTATARDPYATVDVERSRGRAVVTVTSEDGSRTTTYRLTLLRR from the coding sequence GTGTCCAGCCGACGCCGCATCGTCCGGGTCTTGACGCCGGCCATCCCCCTCACGCTCGCCGCAGGACTCGTCACCGCCACCCCCGCCCCCGCCCCGGCCGCGGACACGGCGGCACCCCTCAGCTCGGTGACGGTACGGGTCGATCCGTCGTACCAGCAGCAGGAGTTCGAGGGCTGGGGGACGAGTCTCGTCTGGTTCGCCAATGCCACGGGCGGCTATCCGGAGCCGATCCGACGACAGCTCGTCGACATGCTGTTCGGCGAGGACGGGCTGGCCCTGAACATCGCGCGCTACAACATCGGTGGCGGCAACGCCCCGGACGTCCGCAAGGACTACATGAAGGCCGGCGCGACCATGGACGGCTTCTGGAAGGCGCCCGAGGGCACCACCCGGACGGACACGGACTGGTGGGACCCGGACAACGCCAACCACTGGGACTGGAACGCCGACGCGAACCAGCGGTGGTGGGTGGACCAGGTCAAGGACAAGGTCACCAAGTGGGAGGCGTTCAGCAACTCGCCGCCCTGGTTCCAGACGGTCAGCGGGTACGTCTCCGGCGGCTTCGACGCCGGCGCCGACCAGATCCGCGCCGACCGCGTCGACGACTTCGCCGCCTACCTCGTCCGCGTGAGCGAGGAGATGGAGAAGCGGCACGGCATCACCTTCGACACCATCGACCCGCTCAACGAACCCAACACCTCCTACTGGGGAACCCAGTTGGGCGCCGACGGGCAGCCCACGGGCGGCCGGCAGGAAGGCGCGCACGCCGGGCCCGCCCTCCAGCAGAAGGTGGTCCTCGCCCTGGACAAGGCCCTGGAGGGCGCGACGACCAAGGCCGAGGTCTCCGCGATGGACGAGACCAACCCCGGCATCTTCACGACGAACTGGAACGCCTACACCGCCGAGGCCCGGGCCGCCGTCGACCAGCTCAACGTGCACACCTACGGCACCGGCCAGCGCACCAGCGCCCGCGACATCGCCAAGGGCGCGGACAAGAAGCTGTGGATGAGCGAGGTCGAGGGCACCTGGGGCACCGGCACCGATTTCACCAGCATGGAGCCGGGCCTCGGCATCGCCACCCGCATGGTCGACGACATGCGTGAACTGGAGCCCTCCGCTTGGGTGTTCTGGCAGCCCGTCGAGGACTCCGTCCCGCAGGCCGCCGCCGGCAAGAACTGGGGCAGCATCCACGTCCCGTTCAACTGCACCGCCGAGGACACCCTGGAGAGCTGCCCGATCCGGGCCAACTCGAAGTTCCACACCATCCGGAACTTCACCCACTACATCCGCCCTGGCGACCGCTTCGTGAAGGTCGACGACACCTCCAGCGTCGCCGCCGTCGGCAAGTCCGGCCGCTCCGCGACCGTGGTGCACGTCAACGGCGGCACCACCGCCCGATCCGTCACCCTCGACCTGTCCCGCTTCGGCAAGGTCACCCCAGGTGCCACCGTCACCCCCGTGGTGACCAGCACGGACGGCGCCCTCGTCCGGGGCACCCCGGTCCGCCTCACCGACCGGTCGGCCACCCTCACCGTCCCCGCGAAGTCCGTCACCAGCTTCCTCGTCAAGGGCGTCAGCGGCGTCGCGAAGGACGCCGCGCTCGTCCAGCCCGGCCATGTCTACCGGCTCAAGGGCACGCAGAGCGGCAAGTCGCTCACCCCGTCGGACGACGGCACCGGTGTCGTCATCCGCACGAACGACGCGAGCAGCGCCCGACAGCTGTGGTCTGTACGCCAGTTGACGCCCGGCACCGACCATCGCGAGCGCTACGCCCTCACCAGCGCCACCAGCGGCAAGCAGCTCGCCGTACGCGAGAACCAGGCCGTTCTGGAGGATCCGTCGGACAGCGCCGCCGCGCAGTGGATCCTGTCGACGACCGGCGACGACACGTGGACCTTCGTCAACGCCGCCACGGGCCGGCTGCTGGACGTCGGCGGGCAGTCGTCGGCGGACGGCGCCAAGGTGTCGACGTACACCCCGACCTCGACGGCGAACCAGCGCTGGACGGTGAGCGACGAGACCGTACTGCGCACCGAGAAGGCCGAGGTGTTCACCGTGCCCGGTCGGACACCGGCGCTTCCGGAGACGGTGACGCCGGTCTACCGGGACGGTGCCCGTGGCGCGCTGCCGGTCGTCTGGGACCCGCCGTCGGACGACGCGTGGGCCGATCCGGGCACGGTGAGGGTCAAGGGCACCGCGACCGATCCGCTCGGCCGGAGGATCCGCGCCAAGGCGGTCGTCACCGTCGACACCGTCGCCTCGACGGGTCCCGGCCGCGCCAAGACCTACGTCGGCGGCAGCCCCGCCCTGCCGGACACGGTCGTCGGCGTCGGCGCGCACGGTGGCCGCACCGACCTTCCGGTGACCTGGGACACGGCCCCCGAGGGCGCGTACGCCGAGACCGGCGTGGTGACCCTGCACGGTGCCGCACGGGTGGTGGACGGCAGCACGGTCGACGCGTCTGTCCGCGTACAGGTCACCGAGCCGACGCAGACCGACATCGCCTCGGACGCCGGCGTCGCGGTCGCGGCCACGTACACCGAGAGCGGCTACTCCGCCGAGCGCCTGCGCAACGGCGACACCTCCGACAAGGGCTGGTCCAACTGGCGGTCCGGCACCAAGAACCCGTCCGACACGATCACCTTCACCCTCCCGACGGCACGCGACCTCGACCGGGTCGTGGCGCACTTCTACCGGGACGGCGGCAACGCCTCCTTCCCGGCGAGCCTCAAGGCGCAGGTGCGCGGCGCGGCGGACGGCGCCTGGGTCGACGCGAGCGAGGAGATCACGGTCGGGACCGAGGGCACGCCCGTGGTCGACGTACCGATCGAGGCGGGCCCGGCGACCGCGGTGCGCCTCGTCATGACCGCCCGGTCCGGCGGCTACATCACGATGAGCGAGGTCGAGGTGTACGCCAAGGCTCCCGGCGAATCCTCGGACGCGGTCGCCGCGTCTATCGAGGTGGCCGGCGTGCCGGTCGCGGACTTCGCCCCCGGCACGACCGACTACCGGGTCCGGACCGCCGATCCGCACCACGCGGTGGTCACGGCGACGGCCCGCGACCCCTACGCGACGGTCGACGTCGAGCGGAGCCGTGGGCGTGCCGTGGTCACCGTGACCAGTGAGGACGGGTCACGGACGACGACGTACCGCCTCACGCTCCTACGGCGCTGA
- a CDS encoding Tat pathway signal sequence domain protein: protein MTGSQGRPAFDRRALIGTGLGAAVLLAAGSGTARAADRAQASARSRAQAFLAAAMDAYPDHGTIRLAQSYTDQAGLFSTAFTYDNALAILANLACDTKAGRSRAAALGDALLYAQANDPDHDDGRLRQAYNVGPYTFYDGTPQPDGFVRADGKANVGWQFGFTGTAVGDMAWAGIALATLARRTGERRFLAGAVRIGEWIDRTGRTDEPLGGFKFGVDGANKKLPFTSTEHNTDLIGLFGRLARLSGDRVWRERRAVAGAFVKKMWEPDGGFFYTGTNDGVTINKSPIPEDTQTWTHLALNSPVYGRSLDWAATELAVLDTPERPNSTVPAGQSYEGVTFSSASLLANEGAPIADGQPRPDRNGVWFEGTAHLALALRHRQDAGDEKRARRLIASIERAQDLLGAGQTFGGRAVAARSGVVSASSPLDTGFGFGYYPYLHTGATAWYLLAAARSNPLTA, encoded by the coding sequence ATGACCGGCAGCCAAGGCCGCCCCGCGTTCGATCGCCGCGCCCTCATCGGAACCGGGCTCGGTGCCGCGGTCCTCCTCGCCGCCGGTTCGGGCACCGCCCGCGCGGCAGACCGGGCTCAGGCCTCCGCCCGGAGCCGGGCCCAGGCCTTCCTCGCCGCCGCCATGGACGCCTACCCGGACCACGGCACGATCCGCCTCGCCCAGAGCTACACCGACCAGGCCGGCCTGTTCAGCACGGCGTTCACCTACGACAACGCCCTCGCGATCCTGGCAAACCTGGCCTGCGACACCAAGGCCGGCAGATCCCGCGCGGCAGCACTCGGCGACGCTCTTCTCTACGCCCAGGCCAACGACCCGGACCACGACGACGGCCGGCTCCGTCAGGCCTACAACGTGGGCCCGTACACCTTCTACGACGGCACTCCCCAGCCCGACGGGTTCGTGCGGGCGGACGGAAAGGCCAACGTGGGTTGGCAGTTCGGCTTCACCGGTACGGCGGTGGGCGACATGGCCTGGGCCGGCATCGCCCTCGCCACGCTGGCCCGGCGGACCGGGGAGCGCCGCTTCCTCGCCGGTGCCGTGCGGATCGGCGAGTGGATCGACCGCACCGGGCGCACCGACGAACCCCTCGGCGGTTTCAAGTTCGGGGTCGACGGGGCGAACAAGAAGCTCCCGTTCACCTCGACCGAGCACAACACCGACCTGATCGGCCTGTTCGGCCGACTCGCCCGGCTCAGCGGGGACCGGGTGTGGCGGGAACGGCGTGCGGTCGCCGGGGCGTTCGTCAAGAAGATGTGGGAGCCGGACGGGGGGTTCTTCTACACCGGCACCAACGACGGCGTGACGATCAACAAGTCGCCGATCCCCGAGGACACCCAGACCTGGACGCACCTCGCGCTCAACTCCCCGGTGTACGGCCGCTCGTTGGACTGGGCCGCCACCGAACTGGCCGTGCTGGACACGCCCGAGCGCCCCAACAGCACGGTCCCCGCGGGCCAGTCGTACGAGGGCGTCACCTTCAGCTCGGCGAGTCTGCTGGCCAACGAGGGCGCCCCGATCGCCGACGGCCAGCCCAGGCCGGACCGCAACGGAGTGTGGTTCGAGGGCACGGCCCATCTGGCGCTCGCTCTGCGCCACCGCCAGGACGCCGGTGACGAGAAGCGCGCCCGGCGCCTGATCGCCTCCATCGAACGGGCCCAGGACCTGCTGGGCGCGGGCCAGACCTTCGGCGGCAGGGCCGTGGCCGCCAGGTCCGGGGTGGTGTCGGCGAGCAGCCCGCTCGACACCGGTTTCGGGTTCGGCTACTACCCGTACCTGCACACCGGCGCCACCGCCTGGTACCTGCTGGCCGCCGCGAGGTCCAACCCGCTCACGGCCTAG
- a CDS encoding TetR/AcrR family transcriptional regulator → MARMPSTERRRQLTEAAIRAMARDGVAKTTTRSIAAEAGVSLSVFHYCFDSKQELIESVITTITDHYVIIVKEALKPRETLEETVRAGFQAYWDHVRAHPDEHMLTYELTQYALREPGFEQLARRQYELYGELYTELIEQLCQDSDVRLRVPVSALARYLAAMTDGLTLNYLVLGDEGAWTDILDTVTAHIAGLVTAQD, encoded by the coding sequence ATGGCACGGATGCCGTCGACCGAACGGCGTCGGCAGCTGACGGAAGCGGCGATCAGGGCGATGGCCCGGGACGGCGTGGCCAAGACCACGACCCGGTCCATCGCCGCCGAGGCGGGCGTCTCCCTGAGCGTCTTCCACTACTGCTTCGACTCCAAGCAGGAACTGATCGAGTCCGTCATCACCACCATCACCGACCACTACGTGATCATCGTGAAGGAGGCGCTCAAGCCCCGGGAGACCCTCGAGGAGACCGTCCGGGCCGGTTTCCAGGCGTACTGGGACCATGTGCGCGCCCACCCCGACGAGCACATGCTGACCTACGAACTCACCCAGTACGCCCTGCGCGAGCCGGGGTTCGAGCAGCTGGCGCGGCGGCAGTACGAACTGTACGGCGAGCTCTACACCGAGCTCATCGAGCAACTGTGCCAGGACAGCGACGTCCGGCTCCGGGTGCCCGTCTCCGCGCTGGCCCGCTATCTGGCCGCCATGACCGACGGGCTCACCCTCAACTACCTGGTACTCGGCGACGAGGGTGCCTGGACCGACATCCTCGACACCGTCACCGCCCACATCGCGGGGCTGGTGACGGCGCAGGACTAG